The following are encoded together in the Phragmites australis chromosome 19, lpPhrAust1.1, whole genome shotgun sequence genome:
- the LOC133899879 gene encoding uncharacterized protein LOC133899879, whose protein sequence is MAEHASNERKTTMAAARLCATDSGYGALAVSLCLLHDLLAVAAFLASHPLHAVYLLLFVRHLLSVAAFFWPLLVSTSLLLAVLVTVGPYLGGAEWPGVRSLGRTCCIAVAVLCTELRPDCAGCSGGIAGLVEQLCSFVLGPDDAAAILRVEEIMGELCDISGSCFVLDLDEEKSLLLLDGDECNELAFELPLIDDTICEKSILNHENFGEIKDEIDDKVVISEESKSPNSLAEQCCPSVTMLVQEMKAEEEVNVIQEQGLVLSDKDEVSDGVKEKRLECDPVSVEIKKPETMESMEIKKFEHVEPMEIDKYKPVESMKIKKLEPVESMEIKKLEPVEPMEVKRCELAKRRSSVASRIKLWEAQVSSNIKPVVEDKEDNSVEFSLDNQSFKDVKKCEQYEADPCDTKCGSEQHAQEVASVEQPVEQEQGQEFKDVREYMHSEAEFFSEKCSQDVQTEESVPDVAQAEQELQGQDCQDVQPEPVLQEQVYKILQSEQDLQEREEYKDVTQSPVMCNERENPLKSTSIAGRVHSRTSSDNLVSEGSPLQKEKEWKRTLACKLYEERMQLRLCRDRAVVEGSDNMDMLWEAYEVGSGSNGIGKGAKRGSGKAKGGAIKQDELVEEGKEEEEEADDNEEGSVRQLCCLQALKFSTKKMNFGGGKPSLAKISKVLKRMTALSRVGSRRSQKS, encoded by the coding sequence ATGGCAGAGCATGCAAGCAACGAGAGGAAGACGACAATGGCCGCGGCCCGCCTCTGCGCCACCGACAGCGGTTACGGCGCCTTGGCAGTTTCTCTCTGCCTCCTACACGACCTGCTCGCCGTCGCGGCGTTCCTCGCCTCCCACCCGCTCCACGCCGTGTACCTCCTCCTCTTCGTTCGACACCTCCTCTCCGTCGCCGCATTCTTCTGGCCCCTCCTCGTCTCCACGTCGCTCCTCCTCGCCGTTCTCGTCACCGTCGGGCCCTACCTCGGCGGCGCGGAGTGGCCGGGGGTCAGGTCCCTTGGGCGGACCTGCTGCATTGCCGTCGCCGTGCTCTGCACCGAGCTCAGGCCTGACTGCGCCGGCTGCAGCGGAGGTATTGCTGGGCTGGTCGAGCAGCTCTGCTCCTTCGTCCTCGGCCCCGACGACGCTGCCGCCATCCTCCGCGTCGAGGAGATCATGGGTGAGCTCTGTGACATTTCTGGTTCTTGCTTTGTGTTGGACTTGGACGAGGAGAAGAGCTTGTTGTTGCTAGATGGTGATGAGTGCAATGAACTTGCATTTGAGCTCCCATTAATCGATGATACCATTTGTGAGAAAAGCATCTTGAATCATGAGAATTTTGGTGAGATTAAGGATGAAATTGATGATAAAGTTGTGATTTCCGAGGAATCGAAGAGCCCTAATTCTTTAGCAGAGCAATGTTGCCCAAGTGTGACAATGCTTGTTCAAGAAATGAAAGCAGAGGAAGAAGTGAATGTCATTCAGGAGCAGGGGTTGGTTCTGTCAGATAAGGATGAAGTCAGTGATGGTGTCAAGGAGAAAAGGTTGGAGTGTGATCCTGTGTCAGTAGAGATTAAGAAACCTGAGACAATGGAATCTATGGAGATCAAGAAATTTGAGCATGTGGAACCAATGGAGATCGATAAATACAAGCCAGTGGAATCAATGAAGATCAAGAAATTGGAGCCAGTGGAATCAATGGAGATCAAGAAATTGGAGCCAGTGGAGCCAATGGAGGTCAAGAGATGTGAACTGGCAAAACGGCGTTCTTCGGTTGCTAGTCGCATCAAACTATGGGAGGCACAAGTATCTAGCAATATCAAGCCAGTTGTTGAGGACAAGGAGGACAATTCAGTGGAGTTCAGTTTGGATAATCAGTCATTCAAGGATGTGAAGAAATGTGAACAATATGAGGCTGATCCTTGTGACACAAAATGCGGCAGCGAGCAGCATGCTCAAGAAGTTGCTTCTGTTGAACAACCTGTCGAACAAGAGCAAGGACAAGAATTCAAGGATGTCAGGGAATACATGCACTCGGAGGCTGAATTTTTTAGTGAAAAATGCAGCCAAGACGTGCAAACTGAAGAAAGTGTCCCTGATGTTGCACAGGCTGAACAAGAACTACAGGGACAAGACTGCCAAGATGTGCAGCCTGAACCAGTGTTACAGGAGCAGGTGTACAAAATTCTGCAATCTGAACAAGATCTGCAAGAAAGGGAGGAGTACAAGGATGTGACGCAATCTCCAGTCATGTGCAATGAGAGGGAGAATCCTCTGAAGTCGACATCGATCGCTGGCCGAGTGCACTCGAGAACCTCGTCGGATAACCTTGTCAGCGAGGGGTCACCGCTGCAGAAGGAGAAGGAATGGAAGAGGACGCTGGCGTGCAAGCTCTACGAGGAGCGCATGCAGCTCAGGCTCTGCCGGGACCGTGCCGTGGTAGAGGGCAGCGACAACATGGATATGCTCTGGGAGGCCTACGAGGTAGGCAGCGGCAGCAACGGCATTGGCAAGGGCGCAAAGCGTGGCAGCGGCAAGGCGAAAGGCGGTGCCATCAAGCAAGATGAATTGGTTGAGGAAggcaaggaagaggaggaagaagccgaTGATAATGAAGAAGGTTCTGTAAGGCAGCTGTGCTGCCTGCAGGCTCTGAAGTTCTCCACCAAGAAGATGAACTTTGGAGGTGGCAAGCCTAGTTTGGCCAAGATCTCAAAGGTACTGAAGAGGATGACTGCGCTGTCAAGGGTCGGATCGCGGCGCAGCCAGAAGAGCTGA
- the LOC133900911 gene encoding wound-induced basic protein-like yields MIYDVNSPLFRSFLSQKGGADKRKMEEQKPKEQRPKASENKPVMNE; encoded by the exons atgaTCTACGACGTGAACTCGCCTCTCTTCCGCTCCTTCCTCAGCCAGAAGGGCGGCGCCGACAAGAG GAAAATGGAAGAGCAAAAACCGAAGGAGCAGAGGCCCAAGGCCAGCGAGAACAAACCTGTGATGAATGAATGA